One genomic region from Streptomyces sp. Li-HN-5-11 encodes:
- a CDS encoding TOMM precursor leader peptide-binding protein yields the protein MHDEQRYGPGMATDGDASWEETLRRISGAVRAKVALNRGWDLAWERAQWEKSAANGEEFVSVRLYDDEVIVGPRWVPGTDSGCAGCAEVRERNTAEHPLASTPDVPRVVPRSPRPLLPFLLDAALANLADHPLRPGELYAVGTRQVRRHRVPRSFFCPACAGPPTALTDDWRPAPLALREEPLSPGDPTRGAGGAHLVRPGVLRDRLLDTRFGPVQAIMRESDVPFAMSMCLAPDAAAPGHGRAGTFDESDAVGIIETYERLGSFPFDTPLLLERSYREVSGHALDPATLGEHTEEQLAHPSCQVLPYTADTPMDWVWGHDLASGEPRLVPAEAGFYQYEQRFKLSRHAARAARVAARQARAAGRTPEPGVLRKYFHDSSSGCAAGASLEEAALHSLLELAERDAFLLSWHRRRPLPYISHASITDPENRSLIDLMRTRGFEVHVLVAKQDIDLPIVWVLAVNRLTPYPATYSSGGSGADPESAIRGALREVAQLVTNKVQWDREEAERTFDDPWLLVELEQHPQLYTLPETLPRVTEVLGGPEVTLREAFPGWPDTLRRASGGTVRGALDHVRGLYADAGLDRIVLVNQTTREHADVGVAVAKAVVPGILPMCFGHAQQRLKNLPRLTAALAGTPEENRDIPYDPHPFP from the coding sequence ATGCATGATGAACAGCGGTACGGCCCCGGTATGGCGACGGATGGCGACGCCTCCTGGGAGGAGACACTCCGGCGGATCAGCGGCGCGGTGCGGGCGAAGGTCGCGCTGAACCGCGGCTGGGACCTGGCCTGGGAGCGGGCGCAGTGGGAGAAGAGCGCCGCGAACGGCGAGGAGTTCGTCTCGGTGCGGCTGTACGACGACGAGGTGATCGTCGGACCGCGCTGGGTTCCCGGCACGGACTCCGGCTGCGCGGGCTGCGCCGAGGTGCGTGAGCGCAACACCGCGGAGCATCCCCTGGCGTCCACCCCGGACGTGCCGCGCGTCGTTCCGCGCTCGCCCCGGCCCCTGCTGCCCTTCCTGCTCGACGCCGCGCTGGCGAACCTGGCGGACCATCCCCTGCGGCCGGGCGAACTGTACGCGGTCGGGACCCGGCAGGTGCGCCGGCACCGCGTCCCGCGCAGTTTCTTCTGCCCGGCGTGCGCCGGTCCCCCGACGGCGCTGACCGACGACTGGCGGCCCGCGCCCCTGGCGCTGCGTGAGGAGCCCCTCTCCCCCGGCGACCCCACCCGTGGCGCCGGCGGTGCCCACCTGGTGAGGCCCGGCGTCCTGCGCGACCGCCTGCTCGACACCCGCTTCGGGCCGGTCCAGGCCATCATGCGCGAGTCGGACGTCCCCTTCGCCATGAGCATGTGCCTGGCCCCCGACGCCGCCGCCCCCGGGCACGGCCGTGCGGGAACGTTCGACGAGTCCGACGCCGTGGGGATCATCGAGACCTACGAACGCCTCGGCAGTTTCCCCTTCGACACCCCGCTCCTGCTGGAGCGCAGCTACCGCGAGGTGTCCGGCCACGCCCTGGACCCGGCCACGCTGGGTGAGCACACCGAGGAGCAGCTGGCCCATCCGAGCTGCCAGGTGCTGCCGTACACGGCGGACACGCCGATGGACTGGGTGTGGGGCCACGACCTGGCCTCCGGCGAGCCCCGGCTGGTCCCCGCCGAGGCCGGTTTCTACCAGTACGAGCAGCGGTTCAAGCTCTCCCGTCACGCGGCCCGGGCAGCGCGCGTGGCCGCGCGGCAGGCACGCGCGGCGGGCCGCACGCCCGAACCGGGCGTCCTGCGCAAGTACTTCCACGACTCGTCGAGCGGTTGCGCGGCCGGAGCGAGCCTCGAGGAGGCCGCGCTGCACTCCCTGCTCGAACTCGCCGAACGCGACGCCTTCCTGCTCTCCTGGCACCGCCGCAGACCGCTGCCGTACATCTCCCACGCCTCGATCACCGACCCGGAGAACCGGAGTCTGATCGACCTGATGCGGACGCGCGGCTTCGAGGTACACGTTCTCGTGGCGAAGCAGGACATCGACCTGCCGATCGTCTGGGTCCTCGCCGTGAACCGCCTCACCCCCTATCCCGCCACGTACTCCTCCGGAGGATCGGGAGCCGACCCGGAGTCCGCGATCCGCGGCGCGCTGCGCGAGGTCGCCCAGCTCGTCACCAACAAGGTGCAGTGGGACCGCGAGGAGGCCGAGCGCACCTTCGACGACCCCTGGCTGCTGGTGGAGCTCGAACAGCATCCGCAGCTGTACACGCTCCCCGAGACGCTGCCGCGCGTCACCGAGGTCCTCGGCGGACCCGAGGTCACTCTGCGGGAGGCCTTCCCCGGCTGGCCGGACACCCTGCGCCGGGCCTCCGGCGGGACGGTGCGCGGGGCACTGGACCACGTGCGCGGGCTGTACGCGGACGCCGGGCTGGACCGGATCGTCCTGGTGAACCAGACGACCCGCGAGCACGCCGACGTCGGTGTCGCGGTCGCCAAGGCCGTCGTCCCCGGCATCCTGCCGATGTGCTTCGGCCACGCACAGCAGCGTCTGAAGAACCTTCCCCGTCTGACGGCCGCGCTGGCCGGGACACCGGAGGAGAACCGCGACATCCCCTACGACCCGCATCCGTTCCCGTGA